A region from the Candidatus Cloacimonadota bacterium genome encodes:
- a CDS encoding FG-GAP-like repeat-containing protein — protein sequence MLGDVDGDGFDDVGIFYYLNYHPCFDIMWGGSFTRQNILSLDFTSSAANGSIIGIGDINNDGYHDFSIGYVEEQQGAEQYSTVKMYYGNSNRVFSDYTLMIHTPNPITRRCIPLGDLNNDGFDDFLGYIDNLGMNVWFGTGANLPLSPSVILNPVYFGNSQVRGINFGDINGDGFSDVVGASYNSRRFAVWLGSSNMDGHADWQKGSTHDNFGYDLAMGDFDGDGYCDIAVSAPKENGGLWPYHDYRGYVFIYAGNPGMVANEDLHTPLLVEQIQLKLSPNPVRSGNTINIEIRKPADVKGKTAEVQVFNIKGQLVYQEEDKAISADNATWSLNLNKLTNGVYLCRVKIGKLQTTKRFTIIK from the coding sequence ATGCTTGGTGATGTAGATGGGGATGGGTTTGACGATGTTGGTATTTTCTATTACTTAAACTATCATCCCTGTTTCGATATCATGTGGGGAGGGTCTTTTACACGGCAAAACATACTATCTCTTGATTTTACAAGTTCGGCTGCTAATGGATCAATCATAGGAATTGGCGATATTAATAACGATGGATATCATGACTTTTCCATAGGATACGTTGAGGAGCAGCAGGGAGCAGAGCAATATTCCACCGTCAAAATGTATTATGGGAACAGTAATAGGGTGTTCTCTGATTATACACTTATGATTCACACGCCAAATCCTATCACGAGAAGATGCATCCCTCTTGGTGATTTAAACAATGATGGATTCGACGATTTTTTGGGTTATATTGACAATTTAGGAATGAATGTTTGGTTCGGGACAGGTGCCAATCTTCCTCTATCTCCCAGCGTTATTTTAAATCCTGTTTATTTTGGAAATTCTCAAGTAAGAGGAATAAACTTTGGTGATATCAATGGCGATGGCTTCAGTGATGTAGTTGGTGCCAGCTATAACTCTCGCCGCTTTGCAGTTTGGCTGGGTAGCAGCAACATGGACGGACACGCAGACTGGCAAAAAGGCAGCACTCATGATAATTTTGGCTATGATCTGGCCATGGGTGATTTCGACGGAGATGGCTATTGTGATATAGCCGTTTCTGCTCCTAAGGAGAATGGCGGACTCTGGCCATATCACGATTATCGGGGCTATGTGTTCATCTATGCCGGGAATCCTGGAATGGTGGCCAATGAAGATCTGCATACGCCGCTACTTGTAGAGCAAATACAGCTAAAGCTCAGCCCTAATCCGGTGCGAAGCGGCAATACAATCAATATCGAGATTAGGAAACCTGCGGATGTAAAAGGTAAAACTGCCGAGGTTCAGGTCTTTAATATAAAAGGCCAGTTGGTCTATCAAGAAGAAGATAAAGCTATTTCTGCAGATAATGCTACTTGGTCACTCAATCTAAACAAGCTCACAAACGGTGTGTATCTTTGCCGGGTAAAAATCGGCAAATTGCAGACCACTAAACGGTTCACCATCATAAAATAA